In Bacteroidota bacterium, the following are encoded in one genomic region:
- a CDS encoding Zn-dependent oligopeptidase, producing the protein MNPFLRQVNQSIPFQSLSSDHVGEAVQVTLAEADGVLKSILKADPLTVDTVLVPLDRLYHTVYRVFNPIYLMAETHPQEAIRSACREAIEAFSSWLNTLAINEDLYKVVKAYESTSEARLLTGVMKRYLDDTIMGFRRSGFDLTADDRDRLKSIRIDIDKLSLDFQKNIADSTSASLAIPIGEAEGLPADYVEARKQADGTLRVDLSYPSYVPFMKYCRSEPWREQLWRLYNQRAWPANLDLLDQLLIKRHELATVLGYRSYAAYATEDRMAKTPETVWKFEQDLTEKVRQKASADYQLLLEEKRSFTGQTDAVVHEWDSAFYSNRIKETRYSVNDQEVKHYFELNSVLDGLFRINGTILGLTFREVTTPAVWHETVRQFEVVDQKTNRPIGTFYLDLFPRENKYSHAAMFPLVSGISLGADYERPVAALVCNFPATTPSQPSLLLFSDVNTLFHEFGHLLHGMVTTSPLQAYAGTNVLLDFVETPSQFFENFLYDYPTVSSFARHYQTGDPFPSDLFNRILSARNLGSGLFAQSQLLYGTLDFTLHDGFIPGPEKTTTDVLKQLKSEQTHFPWKDGNYFHAAFGHLSGYAAGYYSYLWAKVYAQDIWSVFESAGASDPATGLKFRETILEPGGTRDPMELVETFLGRKPDTAAFLRDLGV; encoded by the coding sequence ATGAATCCCTTTTTACGTCAGGTTAATCAATCCATTCCCTTTCAATCGCTGTCGTCTGATCATGTCGGCGAGGCGGTTCAGGTGACCCTTGCAGAAGCCGATGGTGTGCTTAAATCCATCCTGAAAGCAGACCCGCTGACCGTTGACACGGTTCTGGTTCCGCTCGACCGGTTGTATCACACGGTGTACCGGGTATTTAACCCCATCTATCTCATGGCAGAAACCCATCCGCAGGAGGCAATCCGGTCTGCCTGCCGCGAGGCCATCGAAGCCTTTTCTTCCTGGCTGAATACACTGGCGATTAACGAAGACCTGTACAAGGTCGTGAAAGCTTACGAATCCACCAGCGAGGCTAGGTTACTTACCGGGGTGATGAAACGCTATCTGGATGACACGATCATGGGATTCCGGCGGTCAGGATTCGATCTGACAGCCGACGACCGGGACCGGCTTAAATCCATCCGGATCGATATTGATAAATTGTCACTCGATTTCCAGAAAAACATTGCCGACAGCACCTCCGCCTCGCTTGCCATTCCCATCGGTGAGGCAGAGGGTTTGCCAGCCGATTATGTGGAAGCCCGTAAACAGGCCGATGGCACGCTTCGTGTTGATCTGAGCTACCCCTCCTACGTTCCGTTCATGAAATATTGCCGGTCGGAGCCCTGGCGCGAACAACTCTGGCGATTGTATAACCAAAGAGCCTGGCCAGCCAACCTGGACCTGCTCGACCAGTTACTGATTAAACGGCATGAACTGGCCACTGTACTTGGTTACCGGTCCTATGCCGCTTATGCAACCGAAGACCGGATGGCCAAAACACCCGAAACCGTTTGGAAATTTGAACAGGATCTGACTGAAAAGGTCAGGCAAAAGGCCTCGGCTGATTATCAATTACTGCTTGAAGAAAAACGATCCTTTACCGGCCAGACCGATGCGGTGGTTCATGAATGGGATTCTGCTTTTTATTCAAACCGGATTAAAGAGACCCGGTATTCGGTGAACGATCAGGAAGTGAAGCACTATTTTGAACTGAATTCAGTTCTGGATGGCCTGTTCCGGATCAACGGAACGATTCTTGGGCTGACTTTCCGTGAAGTGACCACACCGGCCGTCTGGCATGAAACAGTCCGGCAGTTTGAAGTGGTGGATCAGAAGACCAACCGGCCCATCGGGACTTTTTATCTCGACCTGTTTCCGCGGGAAAACAAATATTCCCACGCCGCCATGTTTCCGCTGGTGAGCGGAATCAGTCTGGGAGCGGATTATGAAAGACCGGTGGCTGCACTGGTTTGCAACTTTCCGGCTACCACACCTTCCCAACCCTCTCTGTTGCTTTTTTCGGATGTGAACACGCTGTTTCATGAATTCGGACATTTGCTGCATGGCATGGTAACGACCTCCCCCTTGCAAGCGTATGCCGGCACCAATGTGCTGCTCGACTTTGTGGAAACCCCCTCGCAATTTTTCGAGAACTTTCTGTACGATTATCCAACGGTATCGTCCTTCGCCCGCCACTACCAGACCGGCGATCCGTTTCCTTCTGATCTGTTCAACCGGATTCTCTCGGCCCGGAATCTGGGTTCCGGGTTATTTGCTCAATCTCAGTTGTTGTACGGAACGCTCGATTTTACCCTGCATGATGGGTTTATCCCTGGTCCGGAAAAAACAACCACCGATGTACTGAAGCAGCTTAAATCGGAACAGACTCATTTTCCCTGGAAGGACGGGAATTACTTTCATGCAGCCTTTGGTCATTTATCGGGCTATGCGGCCGGGTATTATTCCTACCTCTGGGCCAAGGTGTATGCACAGGATATCTGGTCCGTTTTCGAATCGGCCGGCGCATCAGATCCCGCCACCGGGTTGAAATTCCGCGAGACCATTCTGGAGCCGGGTGGCACCCGCGATCCGATGGAATTGGTGGAAACCTTTCTTGGCCGAAAACCCGATACCGCTGCGTTTCTTCGTGACCTGGGAGTGTGA